A genomic segment from Centroberyx gerrardi isolate f3 chromosome 22, fCenGer3.hap1.cur.20231027, whole genome shotgun sequence encodes:
- the tagln3b gene encoding transgelin-3b yields MANRGPSYGLSREVQEKIEQKYDPDLELRLVDWILAQCGGNLERPQPGRQNFQNWLMDGTILCRLINSLYPRGKEPIKKILETQMAFKQMEKISQFLQAAEAYGVITTDIFQTVDLWEGKDMAAVQRTLMALGSVALTKDDGHYRGDRDWFHRKAQGYRREFTDEQLRQGQSLIGLQMGSNRGASQSGMTGYGMHRQIM; encoded by the exons ATGGCGAACAGGGGACCCAGTTACGGACTGAGCCGGGAAGTGCAGGAGAAGATCGAGCAGAAGTATGACCCGGACCTGGAGCTCCGGCTGGTGGACTGGATACTAGCCCAGTGTGGAGGAAACCTGGAGAGACCGCAGCCAGGCAGACAAAATTTCCAGAACTGGCTGATGGATGGAACA ATCCTCTGTAGGCTTATCAACAGCCTTTATCCAAGGGGGAAGGAACCAATTAAGAAGATTTTAGAGACTCAGATGGCCTTCAAACAGATGGAGAAGATCTCTCAGTTCCTGCAAGCAGCAGAAGCCTATGGGGTCATAACCACTGACATCTTCCAAACCGTCGACCTCTGGGAAG GAAAGGACATGGCAGCAGTGCAAAGGACCCTGATGGCTCTAGGGAGTGTGGCCCTCACTAAGGATGATGGCCATTACAGAGGCGACCGTGACTGGTTCCACAG gaaagCCCAGGGGTATCGGCGAGAGTTCACTGACGAACAGCTGCGCCAAGGCCAGAGTTTGATCGGCCTGCAGATGGGCAGCAACCGCGGGGCGTCCCAGTCTGGTATGACGGGCTACGGCATGCATCGGCAGATCATGTAG